TTAAAACTAATCTCAAAATCAAAGTTAGACTTATTAAATGGGTTAAAAACTATGATTTTTTAAGCTCAATTTTCATATCTGCTTAACAGGTTCTTCACGTTCAATAATTTCAATTTTCTTCTTATCAGGATCATAAATAGAATTAACAAATTTAAGCCAGTCTTTATCATTTTTATAAGGATAGTCGATTCGTTCTTGATATCCCTTCCATCTAGTTTCTTTTCGATATAGTAAATGTTCTACTAATACCTGACTGACCTTTACTTTATCAATTACCTCTTGAAGTTTCATTAATTGATGTTGGTTATTGGCTTTGCCTTTAGGTAAATCTTGATTTAATTTTTGTAATAGTTTTCGAGCTATTAGCAATTTTTCTTCTTGTAGTTGGTAGTTAGTACTCAATCCCCCGGCATATTCATCCATTATTTTCTGTAGTCTTTTTTCTAATGCATGGGGTAGAAAGCCTTCTTCTCTTTTTAGAGGTTTAATTAAGCGGTTCAACTCTTTGGTTATAAGTTTATTATCTATTTTTACAGTTTTTACTTTTGATATATATTTTAAAGCACTTAAGACAGCTATTTTGCCTTCAACCATACAGCCAGTAGCATATTTTTTTGGTGCTCCGCCAGCTACATCTCCTGCAGCGAATAATCCTTCCAGAGTTGTTTGCCGATTTTTATCAATCCAATAACCTGATTGAGAGTGACCACCTACTATATAAGGCTCAGTTCCGTAAATTTCCACTTGTGTTTCATGAGGTTCAATATTCTCATCAGCCCATTTAAGTACGATATCAGGTGACATATTTAAAAAAGACTTTTTTAGTTTGCGACTGTCCTGCTCATTTAAGTGAGTTAAATCCAGAAAACATGGCCCTCTTCCTTCTTGATTTTCCTTTATTGTGGCGTATAATCTAAAGGGAGTTGAATTTTTTTTGTAGTTTTCTTGGTATTTTTCATTTTTAATATTGATTTGTTTAGCATTAAATCTTTGGGCTAAAGTTCCTGTTGGAGAAATTACATCTTTGGCTCGTAAGGCAATAAATCTCATTTCAAAAGTTGTCATTTCAGCTCCGGCTCTAATTCCCATTGCATATCCGGCTCCGGTATTAAATGGACAGTACCAAGTTTTATGTCTTGCTTTACCAGGATTATTAGGACGATAAATACCAGCAGCACCTCCAGTAGCGCAGATAACTGCTTTTGCTTGAAGTACATAAAACTTGTTATTTCTAATTCCAAATCCTAAAGCACCTCGAATCTGATTATTTTGGACTATATAGTTAGTAATATTGATCCTGTTTAAAACTTTAACTCCACTTTCTTTAACTTTATTTCCAAGAATAGGTTTTATCTGTTCTCCATTAATTCTAACACTTCGTGACCCTTTAGCTAGGTAATTACCTGCTTCGTCTTTTAAGAAAGGGACTCCCCATTGTTCAAGATTATGGGCAACTTCATTTACTCCTTGAGCAATGGTGTAAACTAGGTCATCTCTAACTAGTCCTTCTGTATCTTGTTTTACATATTCTAAAAATGATTCTGGCGTCTGTTCAGGATTTAGATAAGCATTTAGAGCACTAATTCCTGCTGCTAAACAGCCACTCCTTTCTATTTGGGCTTTTTCTACAATTAATATATCTACATCTTTGTTATATTTCTTACCTATAATTCCGGCATAACAACCGGCAGCGCCACCTCCAATAATTAAGATGTCGGTTTTTAAAGTAACGATTTTCATCTTGCTCATTTTATCACCTCATGGCTTCTAACAAATAGTTATTTAGCCTATAGTTAATTTATGACTTAATTATATTAATCAAGTTTTTTTGACAGTGTTTTGACGCTTATTATTTATAATTAATTTAGCTAGATTAGAGCAGTTGGTAGTAAAGATTAGAATTGATCTTCCTTGTCCAAGATTTAAAGGTATTGATTACTGGTATAAGACAGCAGTTAAGATACTAAAAATATTTTGGGCAGGGAGGGTTAATAACAAGAAAAGTGAGATTTTAATTGACGGGAAAATTGAGAGTTAACTTTCAATTTTCCCGTTGTTTTTTAGTTCTGGCTTATATTCATAAAAAATGTGTAGAAATTTTATTAATGTTGACTTTCTTTTGACGGTATTTTTGTATAATATAAATGTAAGTTAAATATTTAACTTAAGATAAATAATAAAGGGGGATTATAATATGGAATTTGATGTATCTGAGGCAATGAAGATTAAGTTATCTGATGAATTGCCAGAAAAGACTGAATTTAAAGAAAATATTAGAAGAGCTCCAAAAAGAGAGTTGAACTTAAGCCAAGAAGAAATGGAACTTGCTTTAAAAAATGCTTTGCGGTATATTCCACCTAAACTACATGAAAAATTAGCACCAGAATTTATGGAAGAGCTTCTAACGCATGGACGAATTTATGGTTATCGCTATCGTCCGCAAGGTGAGATTAAGGCTAAACCGATTCATGAATATGAAGGTAAGACGCTAGAGGGCAAGGCTCTACAGTTGATGATTGATAATAATTTGGATTTTGATGTAGCGTTATATCCATATGAATTAGTAACTTATGGCGAGACGGGACAGGTCTGTCAAAATTGGATGCAGTATCGACTAATTAAGAAGTATTTGCAGGAGATGACACGAGATCAAACATTAGTGGTTCAATCTGGTCATCCTTTAGGTTTATTTCCTTCTAATCCTGAAGCGCCGCGGGTGATTTCAACTAATGGTTTAATGGTAGGTATGTATGATGATTTAGAGAACTTTAATAAAGCTGCTGCTTTAGGTGTAGCCAACTATGGCCAAATGACAGCTGGTGGCTGGATGTATATTGGACCTCAGGGAATTGTTCACGGGACTTATAATACTTTGCTCAATGCCGGACGTAAGTTTTTAGATAATGACTTAGATGATGATCTATCTGGTCAGTTGTATATTACTTCTGGCTTAGGAGGTATGAGCGGTGCTCAGGCTAAAGCTGTTGAGATTGCTGGAGGTATCGGCGTAATTGCCGAAGTTGATAAGTCAAGAATTGATACTAGGTATGAGCAAGGCTGGGTTAGCAAAGTTTCTGATGATTTAGATGAAATTTTTGATTGGGTAGCAGAATATCAACAAAGTGGTGAAGCTATTTCTATTGCCTATTATGGTAATATTGTTGATTTATTAGAGTATGTGGTAGATAATAATATTGAAGTTGATCTTTTATCTGATCAGACTTCCTGTCATGAACCATACACTGGAGGTTATAATCCTGTTAGTCTTACATTTAAAGAGGGGCGGAAGCTTCTTAATAATAATCCTGAAGAATTTAGAAAAGAAGTTGATAAATCATTAAGAAAACATTATGAATTGATTAAAAATCTTGTTGATAGTGGAGCTTATTTCTTTGATTATGGAAATAGCTTTATGAAAGCTGTTTATGATGCCGGTGTTAAGGAGATAGCGAAAAATGAAGATGATCCTACCCAGGGCTTTATCTTCCCTTCTTATGTAGAAGATGTTATGGGCCCAATCTGTTTTGATTATGGATATGGACCTTTCCGTTGGGTTTGCTTAAGTGGTAAGGATGAAGATTTAAGGAAAACTGATCAAGCTGCTATGGAATGCATTGATCCGGATCGTAGGGCTCAGGATTATGATAATTATCAGTGGATTGCTGATGCGGAAGAAAATGACTTGGTTGTTGGTTCTAAAGCACGAATATTGTATGCTGATGGACCGGGGCGAATTGAAATTGCCCTTAAGTTCAATGAATTAGTACGTAAAGGTGAAATTGGTCCTATTATGTTAGGGCGAGATCATCATGATGTTAGTGGTACAGATTCGCCATTTAGAGAAACAGCTAATATTAAAGATGGTAGTAATATTATGGCTGAGATGTCTGTTCATTGTTTTGCTGGTAACTGTGCTCGCGGAATGACATTAGCTGTAGAAAGTAACGGCGGCGGTGTCGGAATTGGTAAATCCTTCAATGGAGGTTTTGGTTTAGTACTTGATGGTAGTAAACGAGTTGATGAAATTATCAAGTCAGCTATTGATTGGGATGTTCACAGCGGGGTAGCACGTAGAGCTTGGGCTAGAAATGAAAATGCAATTGAAACAATGATGGAGTGGACTGAAGAGAAAGAATCTAAAGGTCATGTAACGCTTCCTTATCAACCTGAGGAAGATTTAGTAAAAGATACTGTTGCTGATCTTTTAGAAGAGTAAGATAATAAGGATAAGGGGGATAAGAATATGAGTTTTTCTGATTATAGCATTAATGAATTTATGACAGAGCTAGCTAGTGATTCTGCTACTCCAGGTGGAGGTAGTGTAGCTGGATTATGTGGTTCATTAAGTGCTAGTTTAGTTGCTATGGTAATTAGATTAACTAAGGATGCTGATTTAACTGAGAATGCTGCTAAATTAGAAGAATTACAGGCTGAAGCTTTAGAATTAATTGATGAAGATTCAGAAAGTTTTGATCAAGTAATGAAGGCTTTTAAGCTTCCTAAAGATACTGAGGAAGAGAAAAAAGAACGCAGTAAAGCAATTCAAAAGGCATTAAAAGGAGCGGCAATTACTCCGCTAAAAACGATGGAGCTAGGATTAAAATTATTAAAAATTGCTTCCAAAGTAGTTAAAGAAGGCAATGAGAATGCTGTTTCTGATGTAGGTGTAGCTGGTTTGTTGGCATTAGATGCTGTCAAAAGCGGCCGCTATAATGTATTGATAAATGCTGAGTCTTTAACTGATGAAGTTAGTGCTAATGAGTTAAAAGAGAAGTCACAACAGATATTAGAAGAATCTGAAGAATTAGCGGCTAAGATTGAAGATGTTGTTGAAGATAGGATTATGGGGTAGGGGATTAATCTGTCAGATCTGAATTCAGATCTGACAGATTAATGTAATAAAAGTTAAATTTGATTATAAAAGGATTACTGAGTTTAATAGATTTTATAATTAAATTATGATATCATGAATATGGAGGACAAAGAGTATAAAAGGGTAGTATTTTATTCATAAATTATTAATAATTAATTATAGGGGGAGAGATTGATTATGGCTAAGATATTAGAGTGTATTCCTAATTTTAGTGAGGGACGAGATGAAGAAAAAATTGAAAAGATTGTGCAGCCTTTTAAGGATGAGTCAGGTGTAAAGCTACTGGATTATTCGGCTGATAAGGATCATAATAGATTAGTAGTGACTATGATTGGTAGTCCAGCTGCATTGAAGGAATCAGTGTTAGAAGCAATGGAGATTGCTGTTGATCTAATAGACATGAATGAACATACTGGAGAGCACCCACGCATGGGGGCAGTAGATGTAGTTCCTTTTACTCCTGTACGTGGAGTAACTATGGAGGAAGCAGTAGAGCTATCCAATGAAGTAGCTGAAGAGGCTAGTGAAAAATTAGACTTACCTATTTATTTATATGAGGAAGCAGCTACTGTTTCTGAAAGAGAGAACTTAGCTGATATTAGACGCGGTGAATTTGAAGGTTTTGCTGATAAGATTCAAAAACCGGAGTGGAAGCCAGATTATGGCCCAGCAAAGCTTCATTCTACAGCTGGAGCTTCAGTAGTTGGAGCTAGAATGCCATTAGTTGCTTTTAATGTTAATCTTGATACTGATAATTTAGAGATTGCTAATAAAATCGCTCGTAAGGTACGTCATTCTGGCGGTGGACTTCGATATTGTAAAGCAATTGGAATTGATTTAAGTGAACGCGGCATTACACAGGTATCAATGAATATGACTGATTATACTAAAACTGCTCTTTACCAGTCTTATGAAATGATTAAGTTTGAAGCTGAACGTTATGGTGTTAGCGTTATCGGTAGTGAATTAATTGGACTTTTACCAGCACAGGCACTATTTGATGTTGCTGAACATTACTTAGGAGTTGAAGATTTCTCTGCTGATCAAATTATGGAAAACAGATTATTGGAGGATCTATAATGTCTAAATTATTGATTAAGAATGCTAAAGAATTAGTAACTTGTAAGGGCAGAGGACCGAAAGCTGGAGAAAGAATGAATGAATTAGAAATAATTGCTGATGGAGCATTAAAAATTGAGGACGGAATTATTACTCAAGTAGGAAAGACAGATGAGATAGTATCAAAGATAGATGAAGAAGAGTTTGAAGTTATTGATGCTTCAGGGCAGTCTGTATTACCTGGGTTTGTTGATTCTCATACTCATCTTGTTTTTGGTGGTTATCGAGCTGATGAATTTAACTGGAGAGTACAAGGTAAGACTTATACTGAAATAATGGAACGCGGCGGTGGAATCATTAATTCTGTAGATTCTACCCGCCGGGCTTCTCAAGCGGATTTAAAAGCGGCTGCACAAAAACGGCTTGATTCTATGCTATCTTTTGGAGTAACTACTGTTGAAGGGAAGAGTGGTTACGGGCTTAATTTAGAAACTGAATTAAAGCAGTTGCAGGTGATGGAAGAGATTAATCAAGAACATGCTGTAGATATTATCTCGACTTTTTTAGGAGCTCATTCTATTCCAGATGAATATGAAGATACTTCAGATTTTGTTGAGTATCTAATAGAAGAAGTTATGCCAGTAATTGTTGATGAAGTAGATGTTGATTTTTGTGATGTCTTCTGTGAGCAAGGTGTCTTTTCAGTAAATGAAGCTCGTGAGATTTTGTTGGCAGGTCAGAAATTAGGACTTAAGTCTAAACTGCATGCTGATGAAATTGCTCAACTAGGAGGGGCAGAATTAGCTGCTGAGATAGGAGCAGTTTCTGCTGATCATTTACTTAAGGCATCAGAGCAGGGGATTAAAAGAATGGCTGAAAGCGGTACTGTAGGTGTTTTATTACCGATCACAGCCTTTAGTCTAAAAGAAGAATATGCTCAAGGGAGATATATGATTGATAATGAGTTGCCTGTAGCTTTGGCTACTGATTTCAATCCAGGTAGTTGTTATTCAGAATCGATTCCTCTTTTAATTGCTTTAGCTACATTGTATATGGAATTGACTATTGAGGAAGCTATAACTGCTTTAACTATTAATGGAGCAGCAGCAATTGATAAGTCTGATCAAGTTGGTAGTTTAGAAGTAGGGAAAAGAGGCGATCTAGTAATTTTGGATGCTCCTTCTTATACTCACTTAGCTTATCATATTGGAGTTAATAGTGTTGATAAGGTAGTTAAAGATGGAGAAGTTGTAGTTAACTAATAATTTAAAGGAATAATATTTATGGGAGTCTCAAGTTTCAATAATAATTTTGGCTTTCCAATAGGAGGGAAATTATGCCGAAACTAAAAGTTACTGTATTGGGGACACCAGAAGTGAAATTGAATGGAAAGCCGATAGATTTTCCTTATAAAAAAGTTGAAGCATTACTTTATTATATTGTAGTTGAAAAGAAGACAAGAAGGAATAAATTAGCGTCTCTATTGTGGGGAGATATGGAAGAAAGTAAGGCAAAGAAGAATTTGCGTAATGCTTTATATCAATTAAAGAAGACAGTCGGTGAAAACATTATTGAGACTCCTGACCGTTTTATTGTTACGCTTGACAATAATTGTGATTTACAGTTAGATCTCGATGAATTTTTAGATAATAGAGATGAGAGTTCAATAGAGCTTTATAAAGGTGGATTTTTAAGTGAATTTTTAATTAAGAATGCTCAGGAATTTAATGATTGGGTTTTTGAGCAGATGAATTATTGTGAACAGCTCTATATTAAATTATTAAAGAAACAGATTAAGAAATATAAAGAAAAAGGACAGATTCAACAAGGAATTTCTTATTTGGAAGCCTTGCTTGAGGTAAATAAATTTGATGAAATAGCTTATCGAGATCTAATGGAGTTTTATTCTAAGCAGGGGAATATTGCCAAAGCAATTGAAACTTATAAATTATTAGAGGAACGATTAGAGACAAAATTAGGTATTACACCTGATAAGAAGACAGTTGAACTTCTACAGACTATTAAAGAGAATATGTCGGCTAATTTAGAAGAGAATGAACCTATTGATAGAGATTTTATTGGAAGGGAAGAAGAATTAGAAGAATTGATGAATATTCTCTATTGGTTTACTGCTGATGCTGAAAGCCATTCTTGTTTTGTTTTTGGTGAAGCAGGTATTGGTAAAACTGCATTGATTCAGCAGGCCTTATCTTCAGTTAAGCTTGATAATTGTTTAGTAGTAAGGACTAACTGTTATCAAGCAGAGGAGAGGTATGTTTTTAAACCTTGGAAGAATATTTTGCAGCAGTTTAAAGAGAAAATTGATCTTACTAATATAGATCTGCCTCCACTTTGGAGGAGATCTATATCTTTTCTATTCCCATCTATTTTATCTGAGGGTGAACAGGAATCATTAGACGAAATGGCTAATTGTGGATCTATTCAATATCAATCTGCAGTAGAAGCTCTTCTATTTTTACTATCTAAAATTGCTGAAAATAGGAAGTTAATTCTTGTTTTTGAAGATTTACAGTGGTGTGATGACAGAAGTCTTCTTCTATTAAGGAACTTAATTAGAGAGAACAAAAATAATAATATTTTAGTCTTAGCTACTTCACGTAACCAACGTAAAGAAAGAGTAGAAGAGTTCTTTTCTGACTTAAAGAGATATGACTTGCTTAGAGAAATGACTTTGGTCAGATTAAACTTACCTGAAGTTAAAAATTTTGCTCAAAAGACCTTACCTGATTATCAGTTTTCAGAAAATTTGCTGATTAAAATTCATAAGGAAACAGAAGGAAACATCTTCTTTTTAGTAGAGCTTCTTAATTTATTAGTAGAATCTGGTAAAGAAGAAGCTTTGACAAACCTATTAACTGTAAAGAGTAAGAATATCTTACGGAACCGTATTTTATCAGTTTCAAAAGAAGCACAGAAGATTTTACGACTTGCCTCTATTTGTTTTGATAAATTTAGTTATGATTTATTGGCAGCTATCAGCGATAAAAATGATTTTGAATTAATAGAAATTCTTGAAGAACTACAGAGTTATTATTTAATTGAGGAAGTATCGACTCAAGAAGATAGTCCTATTTATTGTTTTACTCATTCTAAATTGCGTGAATTTATTTATGAACAACAGCCTTTACCTAGAGTTCGTCTTTTACATAGGCGAATTGCTCAATTCTTTGAAGAACAGCTACAGGAAGAAGAAAGAAATAGAAATCGTTATTCTAAGTTAATTCATCATTATTCACGGGCAGGAGATAAACTTAAGTATTTGACTTATTTAATAAAGGAAGCAGAAATATATTTTTATTATACTCACGAGCTTTTTCCAATTATAAGTGACCGAAGGTTGGCAAAAGATAATATTTTATCATTTAATCAAGAATGGCCTCAGTATTATCTATCCAAAATAGAGAATTTATTAAAAGAGATAGAGTGGGAATCTGATAATAGTTTTGAATTGCGGAAGATGGAAGTTAAGTTTTTAAATTTACAATCTCATTTTTTAATTGCTCAGGGTGATTATGAGGCTGCCATTGATCAAATAGAAAAATTGATTAGTGAAGCAAAGTTGATCAATGGTAATGAAATTTTATTAGAAGCCTATG
The Sporohalobacter salinus DNA segment above includes these coding regions:
- a CDS encoding AAA family ATPase, yielding MPKLKVTVLGTPEVKLNGKPIDFPYKKVEALLYYIVVEKKTRRNKLASLLWGDMEESKAKKNLRNALYQLKKTVGENIIETPDRFIVTLDNNCDLQLDLDEFLDNRDESSIELYKGGFLSEFLIKNAQEFNDWVFEQMNYCEQLYIKLLKKQIKKYKEKGQIQQGISYLEALLEVNKFDEIAYRDLMEFYSKQGNIAKAIETYKLLEERLETKLGITPDKKTVELLQTIKENMSANLEENEPIDRDFIGREEELEELMNILYWFTADAESHSCFVFGEAGIGKTALIQQALSSVKLDNCLVVRTNCYQAEERYVFKPWKNILQQFKEKIDLTNIDLPPLWRRSISFLFPSILSEGEQESLDEMANCGSIQYQSAVEALLFLLSKIAENRKLILVFEDLQWCDDRSLLLLRNLIRENKNNNILVLATSRNQRKERVEEFFSDLKRYDLLREMTLVRLNLPEVKNFAQKTLPDYQFSENLLIKIHKETEGNIFFLVELLNLLVESGKEEALTNLLTVKSKNILRNRILSVSKEAQKILRLASICFDKFSYDLLAAISDKNDFELIEILEELQSYYLIEEVSTQEDSPIYCFTHSKLREFIYEQQPLPRVRLLHRRIAQFFEEQLQEEERNRNRYSKLIHHYSRAGDKLKYLTYLIKEAEIYFYYTHELFPIISDRRLAKDNILSFNQEWPQYYLSKIENLLKEIEWESDNSFELRKMEVKFLNLQSHFLIAQGDYEAAIDQIEKLISEAKLINGNEILLEAYEKMASLGIQKEDTDLIEKNAVKMYNLSKKEDAVVKEGISLRFLGIARLYQRQYSKAEKLFNQALDVFKEAETVRKKYTLGIATVYNYLGEVKRYQGKFEQAINFYQYSINLCEKQDILSGLGIFYVNAGQVFYKLEKYKEAQKYFSHSLQIFRQLRTIWGYSVIANSFMALLSIQAGNYKEAYDYIVNSDTIIEQCYKRYWAGILMRTKAEIAKKMNSDNELKEIFNKSLNFDYHKYAQKALDIFEEIGTDYEIELVKEL
- a CDS encoding cyclodeaminase/cyclohydrolase family protein; the encoded protein is MSFSDYSINEFMTELASDSATPGGGSVAGLCGSLSASLVAMVIRLTKDADLTENAAKLEELQAEALELIDEDSESFDQVMKAFKLPKDTEEEKKERSKAIQKALKGAAITPLKTMELGLKLLKIASKVVKEGNENAVSDVGVAGLLALDAVKSGRYNVLINAESLTDEVSANELKEKSQQILEESEELAAKIEDVVEDRIMG
- the hutI gene encoding imidazolonepropionase, whose translation is MSKLLIKNAKELVTCKGRGPKAGERMNELEIIADGALKIEDGIITQVGKTDEIVSKIDEEEFEVIDASGQSVLPGFVDSHTHLVFGGYRADEFNWRVQGKTYTEIMERGGGIINSVDSTRRASQADLKAAAQKRLDSMLSFGVTTVEGKSGYGLNLETELKQLQVMEEINQEHAVDIISTFLGAHSIPDEYEDTSDFVEYLIEEVMPVIVDEVDVDFCDVFCEQGVFSVNEAREILLAGQKLGLKSKLHADEIAQLGGAELAAEIGAVSADHLLKASEQGIKRMAESGTVGVLLPITAFSLKEEYAQGRYMIDNELPVALATDFNPGSCYSESIPLLIALATLYMELTIEEAITALTINGAAAIDKSDQVGSLEVGKRGDLVILDAPSYTHLAYHIGVNSVDKVVKDGEVVVN
- the ftcD gene encoding glutamate formimidoyltransferase, with amino-acid sequence MAKILECIPNFSEGRDEEKIEKIVQPFKDESGVKLLDYSADKDHNRLVVTMIGSPAALKESVLEAMEIAVDLIDMNEHTGEHPRMGAVDVVPFTPVRGVTMEEAVELSNEVAEEASEKLDLPIYLYEEAATVSERENLADIRRGEFEGFADKIQKPEWKPDYGPAKLHSTAGASVVGARMPLVAFNVNLDTDNLEIANKIARKVRHSGGGLRYCKAIGIDLSERGITQVSMNMTDYTKTALYQSYEMIKFEAERYGVSVIGSELIGLLPAQALFDVAEHYLGVEDFSADQIMENRLLEDL
- a CDS encoding urocanate hydratase; amino-acid sequence: MEFDVSEAMKIKLSDELPEKTEFKENIRRAPKRELNLSQEEMELALKNALRYIPPKLHEKLAPEFMEELLTHGRIYGYRYRPQGEIKAKPIHEYEGKTLEGKALQLMIDNNLDFDVALYPYELVTYGETGQVCQNWMQYRLIKKYLQEMTRDQTLVVQSGHPLGLFPSNPEAPRVISTNGLMVGMYDDLENFNKAAALGVANYGQMTAGGWMYIGPQGIVHGTYNTLLNAGRKFLDNDLDDDLSGQLYITSGLGGMSGAQAKAVEIAGGIGVIAEVDKSRIDTRYEQGWVSKVSDDLDEIFDWVAEYQQSGEAISIAYYGNIVDLLEYVVDNNIEVDLLSDQTSCHEPYTGGYNPVSLTFKEGRKLLNNNPEEFRKEVDKSLRKHYELIKNLVDSGAYFFDYGNSFMKAVYDAGVKEIAKNEDDPTQGFIFPSYVEDVMGPICFDYGYGPFRWVCLSGKDEDLRKTDQAAMECIDPDRRAQDYDNYQWIADAEENDLVVGSKARILYADGPGRIEIALKFNELVRKGEIGPIMLGRDHHDVSGTDSPFRETANIKDGSNIMAEMSVHCFAGNCARGMTLAVESNGGGVGIGKSFNGGFGLVLDGSKRVDEIIKSAIDWDVHSGVARRAWARNENAIETMMEWTEEKESKGHVTLPYQPEEDLVKDTVADLLEE
- a CDS encoding adenylyl-sulfate reductase subunit alpha — encoded protein: MSKMKIVTLKTDILIIGGGAAGCYAGIIGKKYNKDVDILIVEKAQIERSGCLAAGISALNAYLNPEQTPESFLEYVKQDTEGLVRDDLVYTIAQGVNEVAHNLEQWGVPFLKDEAGNYLAKGSRSVRINGEQIKPILGNKVKESGVKVLNRINITNYIVQNNQIRGALGFGIRNNKFYVLQAKAVICATGGAAGIYRPNNPGKARHKTWYCPFNTGAGYAMGIRAGAEMTTFEMRFIALRAKDVISPTGTLAQRFNAKQINIKNEKYQENYKKNSTPFRLYATIKENQEGRGPCFLDLTHLNEQDSRKLKKSFLNMSPDIVLKWADENIEPHETQVEIYGTEPYIVGGHSQSGYWIDKNRQTTLEGLFAAGDVAGGAPKKYATGCMVEGKIAVLSALKYISKVKTVKIDNKLITKELNRLIKPLKREEGFLPHALEKRLQKIMDEYAGGLSTNYQLQEEKLLIARKLLQKLNQDLPKGKANNQHQLMKLQEVIDKVKVSQVLVEHLLYRKETRWKGYQERIDYPYKNDKDWLKFVNSIYDPDKKKIEIIEREEPVKQI